In Setaria italica strain Yugu1 chromosome IX, Setaria_italica_v2.0, whole genome shotgun sequence, the genomic stretch tccttgctcacatTGCCCACATTCAAACCAAGCAAAGCAACCAAACATGTTTGCTTGTTCTCTAACCTTGCTAGGCAAGGCTGTAAGGGTGAGCAAGGAAAACAAGCATGCCCTTTCTACAATGCTTGATTTCATATTCATGTTTCCAGGATAGCaataataagaaaataaaatggtGTTTGAAACTATCTCTCCAACGCAAAATTTCATCGTGTAGTTTCATAGGCTCCCAATACCATTTAATTTCATGGCTCGTAGAGAGAGGTGGTTTCACTTTTTCCCGACAAAGGATCGAACATTTTAGTTCGGCCTATTCACTTTTCCGACAATGGATTTTTTGTCTCCGCCTCACCAAGAATTGCAACCGTCTTCACTTCTCCGGTGACACGTGACCGACAAGTGCGGTCTTGTACAAAATATATTTGTAAAAAGTCCGGCCTATTACAATTAATACATGTTTTTTCTTGAAATTGTAACGAATTCTTATTTTTACCCGAGGATTAACATGGTAACCGTCCACGTTCTAACGACGTGTAATGTCACGTTGTCTACGTTCCATATCCACGCAGTCAGTTATTTTGGGAGGCTTGCCGGCGAAGGAGCGGTGATTTTGTTATAAATGGGACAAGCCTCCACTTCTCCTTTGATTGCTCAAGCCATTCTTTGGTCAGCCTCAAGCACAAGAAAATCCTTCTGCATCTCTCGACACAAGAAAACTCTTTGACATCTCCTCTTGGCACAAGTATAGTGTTGTCTCCCTATTCTCTATAACGATTTGTATGTGCATTCGGTGTGGCCCCTGTTTGATCAAACTATTTTCTATGTGCATTTTAAGATCATCGACATGGATCCCCCTCCACCGCTGGTACTCACCGTCACCCGCCCCATGCTGCTCCATCTTGGTGTTTGGAATGGTGATGCCGAACGAATGGTGGCAGCTTATGTCACCGAGCAACACCAATACGCTCCTTGGTACTCCGCGTCGGTCTGCATCAGCGCTTCGTTATGCCACCACAATTTCAGGATGGCGAACGACGACACCTCCAGGCTTGTCGTCACCGTGCTTCCATCCTCCCAGGATGTGGACCGCTTTCACGGTCGCAGATGGTAGTGGTGGAATGAGGTCGTCATCTTCCACCACGTGACTCGCTTCAACATCTGCGAAGCCGATGATTGGGAGGCCCTGGGCGACCCTAGGGAGATTATGCAGATCATTTATCTTTGCAATGCTGTTAActagtaactttagatttcaTTGGAACTGCCTTGTTTAGATTGTCCCTTGTCaaagattagtactttcaatcttttgtttccttttacATACAAAATCAATCCTCTGTTTTCCTGCTCTGGGAATCTAGTAGGAAAATTCCTTATTTTCTAGTTAAGTTGACAATGACATGGTAAATTATAGTAGGAGCTATTGTGGGTGCCCTTAGTACTCATGTTTATATCTGCAACTTCAACATTGGTATTAAAGCTAGGTTAAGATTGACACCCCTTTGATAGGCTCTTGGGCTGCACATTCATTACCATCTTTCATGGATATGCTTGGCTAAAGCCAATTGAAGTTACCTATATAGTCAATTAGCCCGCTGAGTTACTCACGGGGCGTAACGCTTGCTATTTACGTATTGTTGTTGAAGCTAAACAAACAACTGCCTAAGAATTATGGTGTATTTAAGGTATGACTATCAACTAAAAATTGCATAtcatttttaactttttatgGTGTATTTAAGGTATGGTTATCAATCAAAAATTGTGGATCACTTTTAATTTTTCTCAcatacatgatttttgctatTCGTCTGGATACTTGTGTGCGTGGGATACTGGTATGGTACAATCTATAGACTATTTCTAGTGTGTGGGATCCAATTAGCTAAAGAAGTTTTTATCAATTCTAGCGCAATTAAAAAAGACAATTGAATTACTGAAATAGAAAAGAACGTGTTTCTTCGTATACTCAAGGAACATTGCCACACTTCCAGTTTCGGCATTTCGACCATATGAAGTTCTGAACGCTTGATCTTCGATCAAATGGACCAAAAGTCCAAAACcatcttaaaaaaataaaagtcaaACCCGTGCAGTCCGCTCGCTGGCTCGCTGCCGCAGCGATCTGTACTTCTCCACTCCACACTTGTTCGCCAGATAGTCAACGCAATTCTCCCTCCGTGCCCGTGCGCGAATCCGAAGATGGAACGGAGCGAAATGCCCAGGGTGAAGCTCGGCACGCAGGGCCTCGAGGTAACTGACTGTAAGACCCCATATTCTCGAATTTAGTCTCGAATCTTTCGGTAGCGGAAGAAGAAATCTGCAGTTTCCTTTTTCATCTGAACTCTGAATAATCTGATTTGATCCCACCGCACTAAATCGCAAATCTTGCGAAAGGAAACTAAGGGAGATGCGACCCTGCAAGAGATACATGGACAAAAGATGTGATTTTCTATTGGGGATTGCGGGTTTCTTGCAATTGGTGAGGTCTTGCTAGTGGGTCTGATCAATTGAAGACGCGCAATGTGAAATGCAGGTGTCCAAGCTTGGGTTCGGGTGCATGGGCCTCACCGGAGTCTACAACGCCCCAGTCCCTGAGGAAGCCGGAATCGCCATAATCAGGCACGCGTTTGAGGCTGGTATCACCTTCTTCGACACTGCAGATGCGTACGGGCCACACACCAACGAAGTCCTGCTTGGAAAGGTAAAATCTTTCTCAATCCAGCCCAGCGATTTGCGGAGGATGTCCAATTTGGCTGAAGGATGATGTAATTTGACAAGGATGTTTGATTTGGCTATGTCCTGTTGGCTAAGAAAGTTTGGCAGATCCGATGCCTATTTGTGGGATTTTTTAAGATCTTTATTGTTTATTAGGATATTATCTTTCGGACAAAAGATGTTGGTGAATTCTAAAATTGGATATTCAGGTGAAAATAGATGGAAATATGATATCTCTTATATGATCACCTTTCTCCTACTCAAACTTACTCTACATTTTCTCCATTGACCTAGCTCAAAGCAATATGAATTTGATATGAATTTGTCGAGAAAGAGTCGTAAACTTTATATAACCGGTGAACCTTTTTATATAAAAGAATTCAAATGACTTACCATCCTGCCTGCTGTATCTGTGAGTTTATGATGAGCAAAAGTTGCAGAGTGTGCAAAATGCACCATGTTTTCTTTTGTCAGTGCTCACATGTCTGTTATCCAACACTAGAATTGTCATTGTCATCACTCTTGAATTGTATCAGACCACAGGGAAACACTTATTTTGTTTTTGCAGGGCGCAGAGAATTTTTCCCCTTTGTAAAATTTCATAGATGATGTGAAAAGTCCAGTCATTCATTTCCAGGCAGCTAACGGTAGTTGGATTACAATCTTTGCcaacattttattttgtttgataAATTACTGTGGCTTGATATAGATGAATCAAGTTAGAAGGTAAGGTCTATATTATTCTCTCCAAACGTAATTATGTTAGAAAACCATTGACGCTTTGCAGAAACCAAACCTGCCTACCCTTTTATAACAGGCACATGCTTGTCCAACTATAGTTTGAGCAGACACATGCTTGCCCAACCATCGTTTATCGAAATTGGACTCTCCTTTATATAATCTTTTGAATCAGGAGAGCACATCTGCGTAAGGCTCCAAAATCCTTTTCTCCAACATAATGGGAGCTACAAAATTCTCACCTTTCGCTATTGTTTATTCTAAAACTCAAACTTTGAGACCCTACTTGTATGAGAGATACCTCAGCAGCTGTTTGGTTTCTATGATGACCCTTTCTAAAGCCAATGAGCTAGTATTCCAAGGATGTAACTTGCAACCCTGGGCTTCTTTGACTCTTGGGTCACTGATGTGCCTATTACATATGACATGGAGCATGCTGACCCCTATATCAGTTGCTGTATTCCTCCTTGATTGTATACTTAAAACACATTTTGGTACACAGATTGTATATTTTCATCATTATCataattagatttttttttaagcaGGCACTTAATCATTTTCCCCGTGAGAAGGTACAAGTTGCCACCAAATTTGGCATTGCTGGATTTGATGTCAGTGGCATGCGTGTGAAGGGCACACCAGATTATGTGCGAGCATGTTGTGAAGCAAGTCTTCAGCGCCTTGCTGTTGATTACATTGATCTCTACTACCAGCATCGCATTGATCAGTCAGTGCCTATAGAGGAAACTGTGTGTATCTGTTGATTGTGAACTATGTTTTGTAGTTTGCATTTCATCTGTTCTTCCTGACGTCATCAATGGGTGTGTAGATGAGGGAACTCAAAAAGTTGGTCGAAGAAGGGAAAGTGAAGTATGTTGGCTTGTCAGAGGCTAGTGCAGATACCATTCGTCGGGCTCATGCAGTTCATCCAATTACTGCAGTACAGTTGGAGTGGTCGCTATGGACCAGAGATATAGAGGAAGATATAATACCAGTCTGCAGGTTCATCCACTCCTTATCCCATATAATCTAACAAAGCTGTCTATTTTACTTCCAGAAACTTTTAGCATTTGATGTATCATGAAAGTTTTATTAGTCTTTAATACAATCTTCTTTTTTCCATCGGAACTTGTGCTTGGAGCGTTAATTAGGATGATTGGTGCTTATGGAATGTccatgtatcatgtatggtgcaTGTGGCAGTGATGAAGTTTTGTTATTCACAGTATGTTCTGTTGGAAAATTACTTGTATTGATTAAAAAACGATATCTAAAATGGGAGAGAAAACTTATCTTATTTTTCCCCCATGTTAATAATATACACTAATACTGTGCCTATCAGATTTATGTTCACTAATACTCCGAGTTTCGTGGTTAGCATGAAATAACTGCATTTGTTTTAAGTTTGTGTACTTATATGTCAAAAGTATATAGATCTgataacataatatacatgagTTGAGCAAAGGCCGATTAATATATCTCATCAACTTCGCAATCATCTGAACCCAGTTTACATATTATGTGATGCTGCCTCTTTATTTTACAGTGATGAAAACTTTGTGTATTGAACCCATCACTCTGGAATAATATGGACTGTTTGATTGTTTCAAGTTATGCATTTTAAGGATTTACTATTTTTCAGTGTGGACACTATTGACAATGTTCAGATGGTGTTCAATTTGTCTCTTTATTATATACTACACTTTCTAGTTAGCTTATGCTT encodes the following:
- the LOC101776602 gene encoding perakine reductase — its product is MERSEMPRVKLGTQGLEVSKLGFGCMGLTGVYNAPVPEEAGIAIIRHAFEAGITFFDTADAYGPHTNEVLLGKALNHFPREKVQVATKFGIAGFDVSGMRVKGTPDYVRACCEASLQRLAVDYIDLYYQHRIDQSVPIEETMRELKKLVEEGKVKYVGLSEASADTIRRAHAVHPITAVQLEWSLWTRDIEEDIIPVCRELGIGIVPYSPLARGFFAGRAAVESIPSESLLSKHPRYTGENLEKNKVMYTRLEMLSKKYGCTPAQLALSWVLHQGEDVVPIPGTTKVKNLDDNMGAVKVKLSKEDLEEISAAVPAGEVAGSRLLGILEPYSWRLANTPLPK